The Paludisphaera rhizosphaerae genome segment CTTCCGCCACGGCGACCGCGCCGGGGCGAACGCTGTGCAAATCAAGGGAGGAAGCCGGAACGTGGCGGTCCGTCGCTGCCGCTTCGAGCACGCCGGCGAACGCGCGGTGAACCTCGGCGGCAGCACGGGTACGGCCTTCTTCCGCCCCAGGCCCGAGGGCTTCGAGGCGAAGGACCTGCTCGTCGAGGACTGCACGTTCGTCGGTTCGGCGGCGGCCGTCGCGTTCGTCGGCGTCGACGGGGCGACCGTGCGGCGGAACGTCGTCTATCGCCCGCGCTACTGGGGATTCCGCATCCTCCAGGAGAACCGAACGCCGGGCTTCGTCGCCTCGCGGAACGGCCGGGTGGAGGGCAACCTGATCGTCTTCCGTACCGATGAGATGAAGACGGCCGTCAACGTGGGCTCCGGCACGGCGCCCCAGACGTTCGCGTTCGCCGGCAACGCCTGGTACGCCCTCGACACGCCCGATCGCAGCCGACCGACGCTCCCCGTCGCCGAGGCTGGCGGCGTCTACGGCGTCGAGCCTCACTTCAGCAACGCCGAGGCCGGCGACCTGCGTCTCGACCCGAAGTTCCCCGACCCTCGCCCGAAGCCGTGAACCGTGATCAGCAGCAGGATTGATGGCGCTCGATGCAGGTCTTCAGGACCTCGTCGGGAGGCCGCTCCCACCAGTCCTGGCCGGAGAAGATCTCGACCTCGTGGAAGCCCTCGTACCCCTGGCCCTCAACCGCGGCGCGGAGCGATGGGATGTCGATGACGCCGTCCCCCATCATGCCGCGGTCGAGCAACAGGTCGCGCGTCGGCACGAGCCAGTCGCAGATGTGGAAGGCCAGGATCCGCTTCTTCCCCGCGCGGTTGATCTCCCTGTGGATATAAGGATCCCACCACACGTGATAGACGTCGAGCGCGATCCCCAGGCCGTCGTCCCCCAACTCGTCGCAGAGGTCGTTGGCGTGGGCCGTGGTGTTGACGCACGCGCGATCGGCGGCGTACATCGGGTGCAGGGGCTCGATTGCCAGCGGCATGTTGCGCGGGCGGGCGTAGTCGAGCAACTCCCCGATCCCGTCGCGGACCTGCGCCCGCGCCCCGAGGATGTCCTTCGAGCCCTTCGGCAGGCCGCCGACGACGAGGACGAGGCACGTTGCGCCCAGTTCGCAGGCCTCGTCGACGGCGCGTCGGTTGTCGTCGCGGGCGGCCACGATCTCCTCGGGTGTGGAGCCGGGGAACATGCCGCCCCGGCAGTAGCCCGTGACCACGAAGCCCAGGTCGCGGACCATCTTCGCCGACTCCGTCAGGCCGAACGTCTGGACCTGGTCGCGCCAGGGGGAGACACCCTGGATGCCGTGGCGGGCGCAGCCCTCAAAGATCTCGCCGAGGTTCCAGCGCTTGCGGACGGTGGCCGTGTTGATCGAGAGCAGCTTCGGATCGGGCGGGCGGTGGCTCACGGCTCGATCCCCTGCACGGCCATAAAGGACCGCATCCGCGAGGCGGCGCGGTCGGGGTCGTCGAGCAGGCCGGCGGCGTCGGCCAGGCGGAACAGCTCCGAGTAGTGCAGGGCGCTGCGGGCGCTCTGCTGGCCGCCCACCATCACGAAGTGGTCCTGCCAGCCGTTGAGCCACGCCAGGAACACGACGCCCGACTTGTAGAACCGCGTGGGGGCCGCGAAGATATGCCGCGACAACGGGACCGTCGGCTCCAGGATCCGCCGATACTCGCCCAGGTCGTTCGCCCCCAAAGCCTGCAGCCCAGCCGAGGCCGCCGGGGCGATCGCGTCGAAGATCCCCAGCAGGGCGTGCGAGTATCCTCGGTCGTCCCCCTCGATCAGCTCGGGGTAGTTGAAGTCGTCGCCGGTGTACATCTTCACGCCTTCGGGGAGGCGGCGACGCATGTCGATTTCCTTGTCCTTGTCGAGGAGGGAAATCTTGATGCCGTCGACCTTCGCGGCGTGGTCGCCGATGATCCGGAGGCAGACGTCCATCGCCTCGTCGAGGTCGTCCGAGCCCCAGTAGCCGGCCAGCGCCGGGTCGAACATGGGGCCGAGCCAGTGGAGGATCACGGGCTCGCGGACGCGGCCGAGGATCGCGCCGTAGGCGTGCTCGTAATCGTCGGCCGATCGCGCGGAGGCCGCCAGCGCCCGGCTGGCCATCAGGATGATCCGCCCGCCGACGGACTCGACGGCCTCGGCCTGTTCCTCATACGCGGCGATGACGTCGGCGGTGGTCAGCCCTGGTCGCGGGGCGAGTTGATCGGTCCCCACGCCCGACGCCACCTTCGCGCCGGGCTTCCCCTTCGCGAGTGCGACGGTCCGCTTGATGAGTTCCAGGGCCGTGGGCCAGTCCAGCCCCATGCCGCGCTGGGCGGTGTCCATCGCCTCGGCGATCCCCAGACCGAGCGACAGCAGGTGCTCGCGATAGCGGAGCGTGGCGTCCCAGTCGACGGCCGCGCCGATCCACGGATCGACCGCGCTGCGTGCGTCGGCCACGACGTGCGCGGCCGAGAAGGCGACGCGGTTGAACTCCGGTCGCGCGGGGGGCTTCCACGACCGCGCTCCCTGCATCGTGTAGGGCTCGACGGCGCCGGAGCGGCTGAGGAGATTCACGCGGGGCATGGCTCTGAGTCGATCCTGAAAGGATGCGGACGAAAGGAAAGCCGGCCTTCCCCCCTGGAGGGGGAAGGTGGCCCGGAGGGCCGGATGAGGGGGATGAGCGGCGTTGGACGCACACCCGACGGGGCGTTCTCGATCCCACGGCGGTCGTCCCCCTCATCTGACCGCTGCGCGGTCTGTCTTCCCCCTCCAGGGGGGAAGACGTCGAAAGGCCGCCACTCGATCCTACGGGACAGCCTCTCAAACCTCCAGTTCGGGGACGTCGACCCATCGCCGCTCGCGCCAGGACTTCAGGCCCAACTCGACGAGCTGCACGCCCTTGGCGCCTTCCAGCAGGTCCCAGGGGAACTCGCCCTCGCCGTAGACGTGCTTCAGGAACAGCTCCCACTGGGCCTTGAAGGCGTTGTCGTAGGTCACGGTGTCGGGGACGCTCGCCCAGTCGGCGTAGAAGTCGTGGGTGTTGCGGACGTCCGGGTTCCAGACGGGCTTGGGGGTGTTGACGCGCGACTGGGTGCGGCAGTCGGTCAGCCCGGCGACGGCCGATCCGAGGACGCCGTCGACCTGCAAGGTCAGCAGGTCGTCGCGACGGACGCGGACGGTCCACGAGCTGTTCATCTGCACGATCACGCCGTTGGCCAGCTCGAAGGTCGCATAAGCGGCGTCGTCGGCCGTGGCCTTGTAGGGCCGCCCGCGCTCGTCGCGACGTTCGGGGATGTGGGTCGCGCCCAGGCAGGAGACGCTCTTGATCGGGCCGAAGACGTTGTCGACCAGGTATCGCCAGTGGCAGAGCATGTCCAGGATGATGCCGCCGCCGTCCTCGGCCCGGTAGTTCCACGACGGGCGCTGGGTGGGCTGAAGGTCCCCTTCGAAGACCCAGTAGCCGAACTCGCCGCGGACAGAGAGCATTCGGCCGAAGAAGCCGGCGTCGCGGAGGAGCTTCAGCTTCATCACGCCCGGCAGCCAGAGCTTGTCCTGGACGACGCCGTGCTTGACGCCGACCTTGCGAGCCTCGCGGACGAGGCCGAGGGCCTGTTCCAGGTCGACGGCGACGGGCTTCTCGCAGTAGATGTGCTTGCCGGCCGCGATGGCCCGGCGGAGGATCGCGGGCCGGCCCTGAGTGGTGGCGGCGTCGAAGAAGATCTCGTCGTTGGGGTCGGCCAGGGCCGCGTCCAGGTCGGTCGTCCAGCGCGGGACGCCGACGCGCCGGGCCAGCGCGGCGATCTTCTCGGCGTCGCGGCCGACCAGCAGCGGGTCGGGGACGATCCGGTCGCCGTTGGAGAGCGTCACGCCCCCCTGGTCGCGGATGGCGACGATCGATCGGATCAGGTGCTGATTCATCCCCATCCGGCCGGTGACGCCGTGCATGACGACGCCGATGCGATGCTCTGACATCTTCGTCCTCAAACGAATCGAAACATGGATGCGATGCGTGGGCTCGCCCGGATCAGGGGCGTTCGCGAGAGAGGAGCCGCCCGAGAACCCCGACGCGCGGGGTCGCGAGACGGCGGACCGGCGGCCGGGCGGAGGCGGGGTCGTCTCCGAGCCCGCGAGCCAGCCGCATCAGGAACTCGTCACGCGGGATCTCCCGGGCGCCGAAGCTGACCATGTGCTCGCTGCGGACCTGACAGTCGAGCATCTCGACCCCTTCGGCGGCCAGATCCTCGACGAGCGCCGCGAGGGCCACCTTGGAGGCGTCCGTCGCGACGTGGAACATCGACTCGCCCGAGAAGCAGCGGCCGGCCAGCACGCCGTAAACG includes the following:
- a CDS encoding Gfo/Idh/MocA family protein — translated: MSEHRIGVVMHGVTGRMGMNQHLIRSIVAIRDQGGVTLSNGDRIVPDPLLVGRDAEKIAALARRVGVPRWTTDLDAALADPNDEIFFDAATTQGRPAILRRAIAAGKHIYCEKPVAVDLEQALGLVREARKVGVKHGVVQDKLWLPGVMKLKLLRDAGFFGRMLSVRGEFGYWVFEGDLQPTQRPSWNYRAEDGGGIILDMLCHWRYLVDNVFGPIKSVSCLGATHIPERRDERGRPYKATADDAAYATFELANGVIVQMNSSWTVRVRRDDLLTLQVDGVLGSAVAGLTDCRTQSRVNTPKPVWNPDVRNTHDFYADWASVPDTVTYDNAFKAQWELFLKHVYGEGEFPWDLLEGAKGVQLVELGLKSWRERRWVDVPELEV
- a CDS encoding dihydrodipicolinate synthase family protein; amino-acid sequence: MPRVNLLSRSGAVEPYTMQGARSWKPPARPEFNRVAFSAAHVVADARSAVDPWIGAAVDWDATLRYREHLLSLGLGIAEAMDTAQRGMGLDWPTALELIKRTVALAKGKPGAKVASGVGTDQLAPRPGLTTADVIAAYEEQAEAVESVGGRIILMASRALAASARSADDYEHAYGAILGRVREPVILHWLGPMFDPALAGYWGSDDLDEAMDVCLRIIGDHAAKVDGIKISLLDKDKEIDMRRRLPEGVKMYTGDDFNYPELIEGDDRGYSHALLGIFDAIAPAASAGLQALGANDLGEYRRILEPTVPLSRHIFAAPTRFYKSGVVFLAWLNGWQDHFVMVGGQQSARSALHYSELFRLADAAGLLDDPDRAASRMRSFMAVQGIEP
- a CDS encoding right-handed parallel beta-helix repeat-containing protein; amino-acid sequence: MRLILPLLVGLIGDVDVADDAALRRAIETAKAGTTIRIAPGEYKGGVFARDLVGQPDAPIVIRGADPKHPPVFRGMAFAIHLSRVAHLELRDLVVERATDNGINIDDGGDMEAPSHHVVLSGLRVRDVGPDGNHDGIKLSGLADFRVENCTVERWGLGGSAIDMVGCRDGEIVGCSFRHGDRAGANAVQIKGGSRNVAVRRCRFEHAGERAVNLGGSTGTAFFRPRPEGFEAKDLLVEDCTFVGSAAAVAFVGVDGATVRRNVVYRPRYWGFRILQENRTPGFVASRNGRVEGNLIVFRTDEMKTAVNVGSGTAPQTFAFAGNAWYALDTPDRSRPTLPVAEAGGVYGVEPHFSNAEAGDLRLDPKFPDPRPKP
- a CDS encoding sugar phosphate isomerase/epimerase family protein; protein product: MSHRPPDPKLLSINTATVRKRWNLGEIFEGCARHGIQGVSPWRDQVQTFGLTESAKMVRDLGFVVTGYCRGGMFPGSTPEEIVAARDDNRRAVDEACELGATCLVLVVGGLPKGSKDILGARAQVRDGIGELLDYARPRNMPLAIEPLHPMYAADRACVNTTAHANDLCDELGDDGLGIALDVYHVWWDPYIHREINRAGKKRILAFHICDWLVPTRDLLLDRGMMGDGVIDIPSLRAAVEGQGYEGFHEVEIFSGQDWWERPPDEVLKTCIERHQSCC